One genomic segment of Terrihabitans soli includes these proteins:
- a CDS encoding lipase family protein, whose translation MKLLPACAALFLSVSAPAFAGDFYTPAAGAVSGKPGSIIRAEPFAAPPGASAAYKVLYRSTTGNGKPVAVSGIIVVPKTEAPAGGRPVVSWAPATSGVARSCARSMFPNVYENMYGLQDMLARGFVVAATDYPGLGTPGTHPYLIGADQGHAVLDMARAARALPDAKASNQFVAAGYSQGGHASLFAGQLAARYAPDLKLRGVAASAPPTDLGALIRESSDDPVGRVFATFALASWSKLYGISTDGVVPKHLGLVVKNIASGCNMDTGQTLKLLFIEQAFEREGFLKPGVDVTATAPWKNLMAKNSPGAMPSGVPVFLAQGTADTIVRPSVTQAYADRVCARGTPTSLVPVKGGHFETGAAAAKPMTAWIADRFTGKAAPSDCGVPMAADAPAKKAAKKESGPASSVVRTNIPAEKRFFIVDAQTQRDGRGS comes from the coding sequence ATGAAACTCCTGCCCGCCTGTGCGGCGCTTTTCCTTTCCGTCTCCGCGCCGGCTTTTGCCGGCGATTTCTACACGCCTGCCGCCGGCGCCGTGTCCGGAAAGCCGGGCTCGATCATTCGCGCAGAGCCCTTTGCCGCCCCGCCCGGCGCATCTGCCGCATATAAAGTTCTCTACCGTTCGACCACTGGCAATGGAAAGCCCGTTGCCGTGTCAGGCATCATCGTCGTGCCGAAGACCGAGGCGCCCGCGGGCGGCCGCCCCGTTGTCTCATGGGCGCCGGCGACAAGCGGCGTTGCGCGCAGCTGTGCGCGCTCGATGTTCCCGAACGTCTATGAAAACATGTACGGACTGCAGGACATGCTGGCCCGCGGCTTCGTTGTTGCGGCGACGGATTATCCCGGCCTCGGCACGCCCGGCACGCATCCTTATCTCATCGGCGCCGATCAGGGCCATGCGGTGCTCGATATGGCGCGCGCCGCGCGGGCGCTTCCGGATGCGAAAGCGAGCAATCAGTTCGTCGCTGCCGGCTATTCGCAGGGCGGCCATGCGAGCCTGTTCGCCGGCCAGCTCGCGGCGCGCTATGCCCCCGACCTGAAGCTGCGCGGCGTCGCAGCGTCCGCGCCGCCGACCGATCTCGGCGCGCTGATCCGCGAGAGTTCCGACGATCCGGTCGGCCGCGTCTTTGCGACCTTTGCCCTCGCCTCCTGGTCGAAGCTTTACGGCATCTCGACAGACGGCGTCGTGCCGAAGCATCTCGGCCTTGTCGTCAAGAACATCGCTTCGGGCTGCAATATGGACACGGGCCAGACTCTCAAGCTGCTGTTTATCGAGCAGGCGTTCGAGCGCGAAGGATTTTTGAAACCCGGTGTCGACGTCACCGCGACGGCGCCGTGGAAGAACCTGATGGCGAAAAATTCGCCGGGCGCTATGCCCTCCGGCGTTCCGGTATTTCTCGCACAGGGTACGGCCGATACGATCGTCCGGCCGAGCGTCACGCAGGCTTATGCCGATCGCGTGTGCGCGCGCGGCACGCCGACCTCGCTTGTGCCGGTGAAGGGCGGGCATTTCGAAACGGGCGCTGCGGCGGCAAAGCCGATGACGGCGTGGATCGCCGACCGCTTCACCGGAAAAGCCGCGCCCTCCGATTGCGGTGTGCCGATGGCCGCGGATGCGCCGGCAAAGAAGGCCGCGAAGAAAGAGAGCGGCCCGGCATCGTCGGTGGTGCGGACGAACATTCCTGCGGAGAAGCGCTTCTTTATCGTCGATGCGCAAACACAGCGGGACGGACGCGGCTCTTAA
- a CDS encoding HPP family protein — MPDYHPSFLKPLIPKIGSANATERLRASIGALIGILVTGFVTQYALGSSAAVPLLIAPMGASSVLLFAVPASPLAQPWSVLGGNLIASIAGVTAALWIEDPFIASAVAVGAAIALMMACKCIHPPSGAVALTAVLGGPAVHAAGYGFVLWPVGVNTILLLLTAFIYNNFTGRRYPHKPVAAPNVHATGDVPPSARVGLTQADLTAVLEEHNQLFDVNPEDIAGLVREAELKAYRRRSSEITCDDIMSRDIIGVAPSTTLKQAHDLLRAHHIKALPVTAEDATVLGIVTQTDLLDKAAWGASGPRISNGHRLRKAIGMEKAPQGTVADIMTVEVRSVRPETPIADIVPLMADGGLHHMPVVDADNKLVGLVTQSDLIAGLFQGLKK, encoded by the coding sequence ATGCCCGACTATCACCCCTCCTTTCTGAAGCCGCTTATTCCGAAAATCGGATCGGCCAACGCCACGGAACGGCTGCGCGCCTCGATCGGCGCCCTGATCGGCATTCTGGTGACGGGCTTTGTGACCCAATATGCACTCGGCTCGTCCGCCGCGGTGCCGCTCCTTATCGCGCCCATGGGCGCGTCCTCGGTGCTGCTCTTCGCCGTTCCGGCAAGCCCTCTCGCCCAGCCCTGGTCGGTGCTCGGCGGCAATCTCATTGCATCGATCGCCGGCGTCACGGCGGCGCTGTGGATCGAGGACCCGTTCATCGCCTCGGCCGTGGCTGTGGGCGCTGCAATCGCGCTGATGATGGCCTGCAAATGCATCCATCCACCAAGCGGCGCTGTGGCGCTGACGGCGGTGCTCGGCGGCCCGGCCGTGCATGCCGCGGGCTACGGCTTTGTGCTGTGGCCTGTCGGCGTCAATACGATTCTTCTGCTGCTGACGGCTTTCATCTACAACAACTTCACCGGCCGCCGTTATCCGCACAAGCCGGTGGCCGCGCCCAATGTTCATGCGACGGGCGATGTGCCGCCCTCCGCACGCGTCGGCCTCACCCAGGCCGATCTCACCGCCGTCCTCGAAGAGCATAACCAGCTCTTCGACGTGAACCCGGAAGACATTGCGGGCCTTGTACGCGAGGCCGAGCTGAAAGCCTATCGCCGCCGTTCAAGCGAGATCACCTGCGACGATATCATGTCGCGCGATATCATCGGCGTTGCGCCCTCGACAACGCTGAAGCAGGCGCATGATCTTTTGCGCGCGCATCATATCAAGGCGCTGCCGGTGACGGCGGAAGACGCAACCGTGCTCGGCATCGTCACCCAGACCGATCTTCTCGACAAAGCGGCGTGGGGTGCAAGCGGCCCGCGCATCTCCAACGGCCATCGTCTGCGCAAAGCCATCGGCATGGAAAAGGCGCCGCAGGGAACCGTCGCCGATATCATGACGGTGGAGGTCAGGAGCGTCCGGCCGGAAACGCCGATCGCCGACATTGTGCCGCTGATGGCGGACGGCGGCTTGCATCACATGCCGGTGGTCGATGCGGACAACAAGCTCGTCGGCCTTGTCACGCAATCCGATCTCATCGCCGGGCTTTTCCAGGGCCTCAAGAAATAA
- a CDS encoding DUF2066 domain-containing protein, protein MRRFLISAVPAVFVLASVCSGGAQAEPVVDLYRAQVFVTGERPETRDPALLQGYRDVMVKVSGDPRLLADPKLDAGFDPAVVHTFSYRDLMAGIPKHDEQGTRDRPFEITIDYAPERIDAALAELGQKPWGDERPKILFLIGVELGPSHFILTDQGEPGSVQRTALIASARRYGLPLILPSRAMIEASGLAADGLKTPVPAALETLMREAGAERVLAGHILFSDRMLGWIARWQTSDDGAVYRWGIEGVNFDEAFRNAVRGTAQALSGHGTP, encoded by the coding sequence ATGCGCCGCTTTTTGATCTCCGCCGTTCCGGCGGTTTTTGTGCTGGCGTCTGTTTGTTCAGGCGGCGCGCAGGCCGAACCCGTCGTCGATCTTTACCGCGCCCAGGTCTTCGTCACCGGCGAGCGTCCGGAGACGCGCGATCCCGCGCTGCTGCAAGGCTATCGCGATGTGATGGTGAAGGTTTCGGGCGATCCGCGGCTTCTGGCAGACCCCAAACTCGACGCCGGATTCGATCCCGCTGTCGTGCATACGTTTTCCTATCGCGACCTGATGGCGGGCATTCCCAAGCATGACGAACAGGGCACGCGCGACCGGCCGTTCGAAATCACCATCGACTATGCACCTGAAAGGATTGATGCCGCTCTCGCGGAGCTGGGGCAAAAGCCCTGGGGCGATGAGCGGCCGAAGATCCTCTTTCTCATCGGCGTCGAACTCGGCCCGTCCCACTTCATCCTCACAGATCAAGGCGAGCCGGGCTCGGTGCAGCGCACCGCCCTCATCGCGTCCGCGCGCCGCTATGGCCTGCCCCTCATTCTGCCGAGCCGGGCCATGATCGAGGCGTCCGGCCTGGCCGCAGACGGCCTCAAAACTCCCGTTCCGGCCGCACTGGAGACGTTGATGCGGGAGGCCGGAGCAGAGCGGGTCCTGGCCGGCCATATACTGTTCAGCGACCGGATGCTCGGCTGGATCGCCCGCTGGCAGACCTCGGATGACGGGGCGGTCTATCGCTGGGGCATAGAAGGCGTGAATTTCGACGAAGCCTTCCGCAACGCCGTCCGCGGCACGGCCCAGGCGCTTTCCGGTCACGGGACGCCATAG
- a CDS encoding methyl-accepting chemotaxis protein → MPKRITSSSKSIFVSLAVIAAIGAFAAFGLPDISLGGSLVSLVLLVLCAGLGFAVLRLRSRNALLTAALDNMPQGLCMFDASARLVLCNASFIAMYRLDAGSVKPGMSLREVLDLRKRAGTFSGDPEKFVTDRLAVIAQGKTTSASSDMEDGRIIAAADHLMTGGGWVDTFEDITARRKAALAAGASQDQQKRKAIIEDIINGFRRETEELLNRTTESADQMRQMAGSLLESSGVTTDRVQSAARMSRDASMNVQSVAAAAEQMSISIGEINRRLARTNEIVRDTASDAQGTNTQISNLSQVSTKITEIIEVIHKIAEQTNLLALNATIEAARAGEAGKGFAVVASEVKSLALQTAKATEEIGNQINEVQASTNVVVTAMTGVTGRMQEINDDTASVAESVSQQNTATSEISRNVGTVAEASQAISDTLEDVTRVADTMQSSARTVLDASEAVTTHATQLRNAVKEFLDKVAA, encoded by the coding sequence ATGCCGAAAAGAATCACGTCGAGTTCCAAATCCATTTTCGTTTCTCTCGCGGTCATTGCCGCCATCGGCGCCTTTGCTGCGTTCGGTCTGCCGGATATCTCGCTCGGCGGAAGTCTCGTTTCGCTTGTCCTTCTCGTGCTTTGCGCCGGTTTGGGCTTTGCCGTTCTTCGCCTGCGAAGCCGCAATGCGCTGCTGACGGCGGCGCTCGATAACATGCCGCAAGGTCTTTGCATGTTCGACGCCTCGGCGCGTCTCGTCCTCTGCAATGCGAGCTTTATCGCGATGTACCGCCTCGATGCCGGAAGCGTTAAACCCGGCATGTCGCTGCGCGAGGTGCTCGACCTCCGCAAGCGCGCCGGCACCTTCTCCGGCGATCCGGAGAAGTTCGTCACCGACCGTTTGGCCGTGATTGCGCAGGGCAAGACGACGAGCGCCTCAAGCGATATGGAGGACGGCCGCATTATTGCCGCCGCCGATCACCTGATGACGGGTGGCGGCTGGGTCGACACCTTCGAAGACATAACGGCACGCCGCAAAGCCGCGCTTGCCGCTGGCGCCTCGCAGGATCAGCAGAAGCGCAAGGCCATCATCGAGGACATCATCAATGGCTTCCGCCGCGAGACGGAAGAGCTTTTGAACCGCACGACCGAGAGCGCCGATCAGATGCGCCAGATGGCGGGCTCGCTGCTCGAATCGTCCGGCGTGACCACCGATCGCGTGCAGAGCGCTGCCCGCATGTCGCGCGATGCCTCGATGAACGTCCAGTCAGTCGCCGCGGCCGCCGAGCAGATGTCGATCTCGATCGGCGAGATCAACCGCCGCCTTGCCCGCACCAACGAGATCGTCCGCGACACGGCAAGCGATGCACAGGGCACCAACACCCAGATCAGCAATCTTTCGCAGGTCTCGACCAAGATCACCGAGATTATTGAGGTCATTCACAAGATCGCCGAGCAGACGAACCTGCTGGCGCTCAACGCCACCATCGAGGCGGCGCGCGCCGGCGAAGCCGGCAAGGGCTTTGCGGTCGTGGCCAGCGAAGTGAAGTCGCTTGCTCTGCAGACCGCCAAGGCCACCGAAGAGATCGGCAACCAGATCAATGAGGTTCAGGCCTCGACAAATGTCGTCGTCACCGCGATGACCGGTGTCACCGGGCGTATGCAGGAAATCAACGACGACACGGCATCGGTCGCGGAATCGGTTTCCCAGCAGAACACGGCGACGAGCGAAATCTCGCGCAATGTCGGCACCGTCGCCGAGGCCAGCCAGGCCATCTCCGATACGCTCGAGGACGTGACGCGCGTCGCCGACACGATGCAGTCATCGGCCCGCACCGTTCTCGATGCCTCGGAAGCCGTCACGACCCATGCGACGCAGCTGCGCAACGCGGTAAAGGAATTCCTCGACAAGGTCGCGGCGTAA